In Prochlorococcus marinus CUG1435, the genomic window ACCACTTCCGAATTTACCCCCTGCATGAAGCACGGTCAGCACAGTTTCTAAAGCATTCTTACCCGTCCTTGGATGGATATCTGTAGGGATACCTCTTCCATTATCAGAAATTGAAGCTGATCCATCAGCTCTAAGAATAATTTCTATATGATCACAATGTCCTGCAAGTGCTTCATCAACCGAATTATCAACAACTTCATATACTAGATGATGCAAACCTCTAGGGCCTGTAGAACCTATGTACATTCCAGGGCGTTTACGAACTGGCTCTAAACCTTCTAAAACCTGAATCTGTTCCGCACCATAATCATTTGAGATTTTATTAGATCTTTTGTCCTCACTCATTTAATATAAAAAAAAAACATTAAACTTTTAAATGTTATTTTTAAAAGTCTTTCATTAAATTTACCATCACAATAAGAGAAAGGCTCGAAGTCTATGAAAAATTTAATCACTTTCATTATATAACTAATAGATTTTTCTTCATTAATTTATATGACTTCCTATCCACCTAAGGTAATAGTTTTAATTGGACCTACAGCAAGTGGGAAAACAGAATTAGCTATTGAAATTGCGCAATATTTTAAAACTCGTATACATAACATTGATTCAAGACAAATTTATAAGTATATGGATGTTGGAACAGCAAAACCATCGAAGAATCAACAAAACAAAATAAAACATTTTTTAATAGACATTGAAGAGCCTATTAATCCAATTAATGTAAAACAATTTCAAGAAATTGCACAAAAATCAATAAAAAGGGAAATCAAACACAATTACCTCCCATTCCTAGTTGGCGGAAGTGGTTTGTATATGAACTCAATAACAAAAGGATTATTTGTGCCAGATGTTCCTCCACAAAATTATTTGAGAGATCAATTACAAGAACTTGGTCAGAAAGAATGTTGGGAGATTTTAAAAAATTGTGATCCAATCTCCACAAAAAAAATAAATTTTGCTGATCATATCAGAACAATAAGAGCTTTAGAAGTTTTTTATGTAACAGGAAAACCTTTATCAGCACAAAAAATTCAAAAACCCCCTAATTGGAAAATATTAGAACTTGGATTAGAAAGAGATAATTTAAAAGAAAGAATTTCACAAAGAACAAAAAATATGTTCACATCGGGAATTATTGACGAGACTAAACACTTGATTAGTCAATATGGATATGATTTGCCAATATTAGAAACTATTGGATACCGTGAAGCTAATGCTGTTTTAAAAAATTACTTAACAATTGATAAGGCGATTGAATTAACTACTACAAAAACAATCCAATTTGCTAAAAGACAAAAAACATGGTTTCGTAATAAAAATAATCCGATTTGGCTTAATAACAAAAACCTGCTAAAAGATGCAATAATTAAAATAGAGTCTTTTTTAAGCTAAATTTATCAATAAGAGATTTATTCAACAATCAATTTATTAACTGAACTGAATGCCACCACGCCCACGCTTTGACCGCCGCGCTCCTGTCAGAGAGCTCCCAAATATCAATGAAAGAATAAAATACACTCAATTAAGGGTTGTCGATTCAGATGGAAAGCAGTTAGGTGTAATCGATAGATTGAAAGCATTAGAAATAGCCTCTCAACGAGAACTGGATCTAGTTTTGGTAAGCGAAAAAGCAAATCCTCCTGTTTGTAGAATAATGGACTATGGAAAATATAAATTTGAACAAGAAAAGAAAGCAAAAGAAGCAAGAAAAAAATCTCATCAAACAGAAGTTAAAGAAGTAAAAATGAGATACAAAATCGACAAGCATGATTATGACGTAAGGATAGGTCAAGCTACTAAATTTTTAAAATCAGGAGATAAAGTAAAATGTACTGTTATCTTCAGAGGTAGAGAAATTCAACACTCAAATTTAGCTGAAACACTTCTTTTAAAAATGGCTAATGATTTAGAAGAACAATCAGAAGTACAACAAAAGCCAAAAAGAGAAGGTAGAAATATGATTATGTTTTTAAGCCCAAGAAAAACTCCTCTTATAAAAAAAGATGCAGGATAAGAAAATTATTATGGAAAAACTATGACGAATGTTAAAGTGTCACTATGAATAAAAATTAATTAGTTAGGAGTTTTCTAAAGTGAGATTCCATATTCAACAAGAAAGTGATATCCCAGCTTCGACACAACTATATAATCAAATTTGCTTTTCAATAGCAGCAAGACATTATCCTCCAGGTCACAGACTCCCAAGTACTAGGTTGCTCGCAATGCAAACCGGGCTTCATCGCAATACTATAAGCAAAGTTTACAGACAACTTGAAATTGATGGGGTTGTTGAAGCGATAGCTGGATCAGGTATCTATGTAAGGGATAATCTTAGTAAACGAGACTTTAAGAAATCAGTTTTCTTAAAAGAGAAAATAAGTAAACCGCCGGATCAAGAAGCGAAAAAAGCTATTGATAACTTCATAAATATTGGTTGCACCTTACAAGAAACAAGAGAAATATTAATCAATGAGATTGATTGGCGTATTAATTGCGGAACAAGAATAATAGTGAGCACACCTAGGGAAGACATAGGTGCTTCTATGTTAATAGCAGAAGACCTTTTTCCAAAAATTAATGTACCAGTCGAAGTTGTTCCAATGGAAGAATTAGAAAAAGTTTTGAGTAATTCCAATAATGGTACTATTGTCACGAGTAGATATTTTTTACAGCCTCTTGAAAAAATTGCAAAACAATTTGGAGTTAGAGCTATTGCAGTTGACTTGAGTGACTTTCAAAAGGAATTAAAAATTATCAAAGAATTAAGTACTGGAAGTTGTGTTGGCATTGTTAGTATTAGTCCTGGTTTATTAAGGGCAGCGGAAGTCATTATTCACAGCATGCGAGGTAATGAAGTAATTCTTATGACAGCAATCTCAGATAATCAAAGTAGATTAGTATCACTTTTAAAGGCTTCGAATCACATTGTCTGCGATGGCCCTAGTTTATCAGTTGTAGAAAACACATTATTAAAAAATCGATCTCAACTTATGAGGTTGCCTCAAATAATATGCGCTAAGAATTATTTGAGTGTCGAAACTATAAATCAATTAAAAAAAGAAATTGGAGTTATCGAGTAGACATGGTACTAAGAACTTTCAAATCTGATATAGAAATCATAAGGGAGAGAGATCCTGCTGCAAGAGGGATATTAGAAATTTTTCTTTGCTACCCAGGTTTTCAATCAATAGTTATTCATAGGTTGACACATAAATTATGGCAATTAAAAGTTCCTTTAATTCCCCGCTTGATTAGTCACCTAAATAGGTTAATAACAGGTATTGAAATCCATCCTGGGGCCAAAATTGGGAAAAAGGTTTTCATAGATCATGGAATGGGAGTTGTAATAGGTGAAACAGCTGAGATAGGAAATAATTGTCTTCTATATCAAGGCGTGACGTTAGGAGGTACTGGCAAAAGTCATGGGAAAAGACACCCAACCTTGATGGAGAATGTTGTAGTTGGAGCAGGTGCAAAAGTTCTGGGATCTATTACTGTAGGATCTAATACTCGTATTGGTGCTGGTTCAGTAGTTGTTCGTAATGTAGAAGGGAACAGCACTGTGGTTGGGGTACCTGGGAGAGTTGTGCATCAAAGTGGTGTCAAAGTAAACCCATTGGCTCATTCTGCTTTACCAGACGCAGAGGCAAATGTTATTAAAAATTTAATGGATAGAATAGACTTCCTTGAAAATGAAATTCTTAAATTGCAAAAAACTCTACAATGTATAGTTAACTCAGAATCTATAGATACCTCTAAACTCGGGAACGCACAAAACCTTAAAGACAAAGAAATTATTGAATTTCTTGGAGATGATTAAAACTTAATTTAACTTTTGTCATTCGTGTCAGTTTTAGGTTGAAACATAAACATTGAATAAATAACATTTCTTCTCATATTGGTCATCATTTCAAGAAACATGTCATATCCCTCATTTTTATATTCTATTAAAGGATCTTTTTGGCCATAACCTCTCAATCCAACTGATTCTCTCAAAGAATCCATCGATTGAAGATGTTCACGCCATAAATTATCAATTTGCTGCAAAATGAAAAATCTTTCAGCTTCTCTCATTAATCCTGGACGAATCTTTTCTATTTGTGATTCCTTTAAGTCATAAGCAATTCGCAACTGCTCTTGAAGATAGTTTTTTAATTCTTCTATTGACAATAAATTAACATCATCTGATTTAAGATCATCTAATAAATATACAAATTCTTTAACTTTAGAAATTAATTGATCAATATTCCATTCTTCAGGGGGGAGATCAGGATTAATATAAGCCTCTACAATTTCACTCATTGTTCTCTCTCCATATCCTATTACTTGCCTCTTTAAATCATCTCCTTGTAAAACTCTCAATCTTTCACTATATACAGCTTTTCTTTGATTATTCATGACCTCATCATATTCGAAAACTTGTTTTCTAATATCGTAATAATAGGTTTCAACTTTCTTTTGAGCACTTTCTAAAGACCTAGTAAGCATTCCTGATTCGATAGGCATATCTTCGTCAACCCTAAATGCATTCATTAGATTTGCTACCCTATCTCCTCCAAAAATTCTTAAAAGATTATCTTCCAAAGATAAGAAGAATCTAGTACTTCCAAGATCACCTTGTCTTCCAGCTCTACCTCTAAGCTGATTATCCACTCTTCTTGATTCATGTCTCTCAGTACCGATAACATGTAAACCGCCAGCCTCTCTTACTTTTTCCTCTTCATGAATCAAAACCTTTTCATATTCTTTCTTTACATCTGATAAAGATTCTCTCAAAAGCTTTATCATTTTATCTTCGGTTGGTGCTTTTTCTGAAGCTGTAGCTATTTTGTCATCTAGTTCTAAGACAGAAAGTTGTCTCTCTCCCCAATTTTCAACAAGTTTATTAGATAAAAAAGAAAGTTTATTTTCAATCTCTTCATCTAACTTGCAAGGAAATAGATTGGTTGATGAGCCTGCAATGTTTTTTTTCAAACTTGAGCCCACCTTTGAAGAAAAACCACCCTTAGATTTTGAAGTTCTTTGCTTAGGAATTGGTGGTTTATGCTCATTATCTGGCCTTACTAGTAAAGGAACTAAAATCTCTTTTAATTTAAGTCTTGCCATATAGTCACTATTACCGCCGAGAATTATATCTGTTCCCCTCCCAGCCATATTAGTGGCAATAGTAACAGCACCTGCTCTACCTGCCTGAGCAACAATTTCTGCTTCACGTTCAACATTCTCTGGCTTAGCATTCAACAAATTATGTGTAATTTTTTCCTCGGTTAATAGTGAACTTAGTAACTCACTTTTTTCGACACTTGTTGTGCCAACTAAAACAGGTCTTCCCTCTCTGTGTATTTGTGCAGTTTCTTTGGCAACTGCCTTCCATTTACCTATCTCAGTCTTAAATACTTGGTCAGACAAATCTTTTCTCTTTCTTACTTGATTCGTCGGAATGACTGTTGATTCTAATTTATAGGTTTTTTCAAATTCAACCTCCTCAGTTTTTGCAGTTCCTGTCATACCTGCTAGACCAGGATATAAGAGGAAAAAATTCTGATAAGTAATGGATGCTAATGTTTGAGTCTCGGGCTGAATTTTAAGATTCTCTTTTGCTTCTATAGCTTGATGTTGTCCGTCACTCCAACGCCTTCCTGGCATGACCCTGCCTGTAAATTCATCGACTATCACAGCCTCATCATTTCTAATAATGTAATTTACATCTTTAATAAATAATTCTTTGGCTTTTAAAGCATTAGTTATATAGTGTGCCCATGGATCTTGAGGATTGTATAAATCAACAACTCCCAAATACTCTTCACATTTAGCGAAACCTTGATCAGTTAATATACAACTTCTCTGCTTTTCATCAACTTCATAATCCCCTTCGGGATCAATCCCATCTTTACTTAATTCTTTTGCTTTAACTAATGCCAAAGCTAATTCTGAAGCTTTTTGATATTTTTCTTGGGGTCTTTCAACTTGACCAGAAATAATTAGAGGTGTTCTAGCTTCATCAATAAGTATTGAATCAACCTCATCAATCACGCAATAATTGAATTTTCTTTGCACCACTTCATTAATATCAGTAGACATATTATCCCTTAAATAATCGAATCCTAATTCGGAATTAGTGGCATAAGTGATATCACATTCATAATTTTTCTTTCTCTCAATTGGGCTCATATCTTGCTGAATCAAGCCAACTGATAAGCCCAAAAAACGATGAACTTGTCCCATCCATTCAGCATCTCTTCTAGCTAGATAATCATTTACAGTAACAACGTGAACCCCTTTTCCAGTTAAAGCATTTAAATAGCAAGGTAATGTTGCAACAAGAGTTTTACCTTCTCCAGTCTTCATCTCAGCAATTTGACACTCATGTAAAACCATCCCACCTATTAACTGAACATCAAAATGTCTCATATCAAGAACACGCTTACTGGCTTCCCTTACTATTGCAAAGGCTTTAGGAAGAAATTCTTCTAAGAGTACTTTTTGTTTTTTAAAGTCTAATTCTGATGAAATCTTTGATTTAAGATTTTGAGTTTCTTTTCTTAGCTCATCATCACTAAATTGAGAAATTTCTTCCTCTAAAAAATTTATCTCTTCCACTATTGGTTGATAGCGCTTTAACTTTCGTGTATTCGGGTCTCCCAACAAAAGTTTTAGCATAAGTCAAAGTCCTTAAAAAATTCATCTTATTACAAACATTATAAATTAGTGCGTTACAACAGAATGCAGAAAACTTTTATCTCTTTATTTTATAGAAATGATCGATTAAGGTATTTAGATTGAAATCAGAAAGATAAGCTTATTATCTTTCACTTTTCTAAACCTTTTTAACAAATGAAAGAAATATCTCTAATCAGCCACTCCAAGGGAGCTTTAGGGTTAAGGTTTTTTGGATTAGGTCCCAATCTCAAACCCACTAATGGATTAAATAAGCTACAAAAATTGCTAGATAATAATGCTTTCTGGGCAAAAAATAGAACAATTAATGATCTAAAAAAATGTCTTGCTAAAAGTGACGTTGTAATTAGCATTTGGGTTGGTAACGAAATAGTTGGTTTCGGCAGAGCTTTAACAGATGGGATTTATCGTGGGGTTCTTTGGGATATTGTTATAGATCAAAATCATCAAGGGAAAGGTTTTGGCAAATTAATTGTAAATAATCTTTTATCTTCAAAAGAAATTAAAAATACAAAGAAAATATATTTAATGACGACAGATAAAAAATTGTTTTATTCTCAAATGGATTTCAAAGAAGTTACCTCTCAAAATTTGTTAATTCGTGAAATATAAAGTTCTTTTCTATAGAAATTAAATCAAGAGACAAATTTACTATAAAGCCATCTTATAAAAGGACCTAAAATAGGAACTGGTCCAAAAGTGGGTCCGCAAAAATCAAAGTAATCTCTATGCTCTTTTATTAATCCATTTTCGCCAAATAATAAACGTGTAGTTCCAGGATAAATAAATTCTTTACCCATAATTTTTAAACCCATTGTCCATTCAACAAATCCACAATTTCCAGTGATGGAAATCGCATGAGTTTCTAAAAAAACATCATCACATCTTTTAACTAGCTTTTCTTGAGCTTTAATGTAAGAATCTAAGCCCTCTGTTTCCTGCGTTGGGTCTTCAAAAATAACATCTTCATTATAAAATTCAGCCCATTTTTGTTTTGTTGGTGCATCTATACCATAAGGTTTAGTAAATAATCCTTTTAAATCCTCAATAGAAATTACTCTTGTCATTACGAAATTATTATTACAAATACTTTAAGGGATACAAACATTAAAAGCGGATGAAGAGATTCGAACTCTCGACATTCTCCTTGGCAAGGAGATGCTCTACCACTGAGCTACATCCGCATAACTTTTCTATTTTATCCCAAAGAAGGGATCAATGATAGAAATAATTAAATTTTTTTCAATTAATTTAAATTTTTAATCAAAGATCCCATCTCAATTGCTTGTAAAGCATAATTCCAACCAAGATTATTTTTTATCCCTGCTCTTTCTAGAGCCTGCTGCATAGTATCAGTAGTCAAAACTCCAAAAATAATTGGAACATTATTTTCATATGATACCTTTGAAATACCTTTGCTCGCCTCAGATATAACTACATCATAGTGGGAAGTTTCCCCACGGATCACAGCCCCAAGAGCAATTACAGCATCATAACTCTTTTTTTTAGTGAGGGTTTTAGCTGCGATTGGTAATTCGAATGAACCAGGAACCCAAACTATATCTACTTGATTGCTTAATTCAGAAGTATCTAAACCATGTCTTTTTAAACAATCAAGACAACCAGATAAAATTTTATTAGTAATTAAATCATTAAATCTTGCTATTACAATCCCAACTTTTAAAGTAGATGCATTAGTAAAAGATCCCTCAAAAATAGCCATTAAATTTTACTTCGATATATTAATAGACTCTCACGAAAAGGTATTAAGTTCAAACTAATGAAGAAACAATTCCTGTAACAAAAACCAAGACAACCCAAACAGCAGCAATAGAATAAATTTTTCTCCTACTTTCTCGCTGCCCTTCTTCGGTAGAAGGTTGAGTCACATATAAAACGGGTACTCCAACTACCGCAATTAAAGAAGCAAATAATAGAGCATTTACGAAGAAAAAGTTAACAGCCTGCATAATTCAGTCTTAGGTTTCAAATTATTATAAATACTATAATCTCATGAAAATGAGAATTTTTAGAGAAAATTTACATACTTTAGCCACATTAAATGCAAAAAAAAATTTTCTACCTAATATCTATTTAGGAATTAAAAAAGTATGCAAGAAGATACGATAATTCAAAAGAATTTATTTGCGATTGGTAATGAAAATAATGAGCAAGAAGAAATAACAAAAATTCCAGAAGATTTATCTTGGGAAGATTTAAAAAAAGAATCGAAAAAAAGACCTAGACAAAGAAAAAATTCAAATAATTTAGTAAATAAATTCAAGACTAATTTAATTTCAAATAACAAAAATGTTTGCATTAATGAAAAATCTTATAGCTACAAAACAGTTTCAAAAATGAAATTAACTCCTGTAATGAAGCATTATGTAACTCTAAAAGAGAAAAATAAAGATAGGTTATTACTTTATAGATTAGGAGATTTTTTTGAATGTTTTTTTGAGGATGCTGTATTAATATCTAACCTTTTAGAAATAACACTTACCAGTAAAGATGCTGGCAAAGAGATTGGTAAGATCCCTATGGCAGGGGTTCCTTATCATGCAATGGAGAGATATTGTGCTGATTTAATTAAAAAAAATTATTCTGTGGTTATATGCGACCAATTAGAAAAAAGTTCTGGCAATTATGGGACTCCAATTAAAAGAGGAATAACGAGAATAATTACTCCTGGAACTGTAATTGAAGAGGGGATGTTGATAGCAAAAAAAAATAATTGGATTACTGCTATTTTCTTATCAGAAGAAAACTCAGATGAATCTTATGAATGGGGAATATCAAAAGCTGATGTAAGCACAGGAGAATTAATAACTTTAGAAGGTCAATCTCTGTCAAAACTATTTGATGAAATTATTAAATTAGATTCTTCAGAGATCATTGTAGGAAGCAATGAAGTAAGAAATTTATTAATTAAGGGAAATAGTCAAATAACATATACTGTCTCAGAGGAGACTAATTTTGGCATTAATGAAGCAAATTATCTAATAAAAAAATATTTCCAAATTGCAACCCTAGAAGGAATAGGACTTAAAAATTTAAACAATGCGACTAGATCTCTTGGAGGTTTATTAAATTATTTAGAAAAAATTAATCCTTCCAATTTAGATAAAGATTCTTCTGTAAAAATCTCATTAGACTTTCCACAAATTCAATTTGGTCACAACAAATTAATTATTGATTATCAAACTCAAAAAAACTTAGAAATCAAACATACACAACGCGAAAACAATTATGTAGGTTCGCTTCTATGGAGCATCGATAGAACTTATACTTGCATGGGTGCAAGGTGTTTAAGAAGGTGGATAGATTCACCACTATTAAACGTTAATGAAATTTATAAAAGACAAAATATAATTAAAAACTTTATTGAATCTAGACAATTACGTATAGATACCCAAAATTTACTTAGAGCAATGGGGGATTTAGAAAGACTTGCAGGTAGAGCTTGTGCAGGTCATGCAAGTCCTAGAGATTTAATTGCAATAGCGGAAGGTTTAAAAAAATTGCCTAGACTAAAATCTATAGTTGAATTATTTAAATATGATCTCCCAGATTGGACTGATCAATTAAAAAATATTGATGCAGGACTCTTAGAATTAGCTGACACTATAAGTTTTAAACTAATAGAAAATCCTCCTCTAAATATTAGTGAAGGAGGCATGATCCACGATGGTGTTGACAATATATTAGATGGTTTACGTAATTTAATGGATGATTACTCTGAGTGGCTAGATAAAGAGGAATTAAAAGAAAGAAAAATTAGCAAAATTTCAAACCTAAAAATTCAATTTCATAAAAATTTTGGTTACTACATTTCTATAAATAAATCAAAAGTTAATTTAGCTCCACAACATTGGATCAAAAGGCAAACACTTACTAATGAAGAAAGATATATCACTTCAGAAATTAAAAATAAAGAAAATAAAATTTTCCAAATAAAAAGTAGAGCTTCATCAAGAGAATATGAAATTTTCTGCGAATTAAGAAATATAGTTGCTCAAAAAACAAAACAAATCAGATCAATCGCAAAAGCTATAGCATCCCTTGATGCATTGCTTGGTTTATCAATTACTTCAGTAGAAAACAATTTTATAAAACCTTCATTAATACCAATAAATGATTCAATGAAAAAAAATAGTACAAAAATTATCGCAGGAAGAAATCCAATTGTAGAGCAATTGTTAAATGATAAAAAGTTTATAGCTAACGATATCTCCTTTGATGAGAATCAAAAATTAATTATATTAACCGGTCCCAATGCAAGCGGAAAAAGTTGTTTTATAAGACAACTTGGTTTAATACAAATTCTCGCACAAATTGGTAGCTTTGTTCCTGCTAAAAATGCTGACATCAAGATTGCAGATAGGATTTTTACAAGAATTGGGGCAGTTGATGATCAATCATCTGGACAATCAACATTTATGGTAGAAATGTCTGAAACTGCATCAATTCTCAATCAGGCAACTTTTAGCTCATTAGTTTTACTTGATGAGATAGGTAGAGGGACATCTACTTTTGATGGACTTTCAATAGCTTGGTCAGTAAGTGAATATCTTGCAAAAAAAATTCAATGTAATACTATTTTTGCAACGCACTATCATGAGCTTAATTATTTAAGTAATTCAAATAAAAATATACAAAATTTTCAAGTTTTAGTAGAACAAAATAACGATAAGCTAATTTTTAGTCACAGGATTGTCAAAGGGGGCTCAAACAAAAGCTACGGTATTGAAGCAGCTAAACTAGCAGGAGTTCCAAAAGAAGTTATAGAAAAAGCAAAATCAGTTTTAAATTCTTTAGAAGAAAATAATAAATTAAATTATGATATTCAGTAGATTTTTGACATTTTTATAAGATACATACTTTTTAAATAGTTTCCCTCAACAAGGCATTAACTGCAGCAGCTGCCATGGCAGCACCCCCTCTAGTTGAATTCAAAACTATTCTGGGAAGATCAGTAGAAATCAGTTTGTTTTTACTTTTCTCTACTCCAATAAATCCAACAGGCATTCCGATAATTAAACTAGGTAAATCTTTTGCATTCTCTAAAATATCAATTAAATAAATTAAAGCTGTAGGCGAACTGCCAATAACTACAATAGGTGATTTGCTTCCAGAATTTATAGCAGATAACTCCTTCCAACCTTCACTTAAGCCGTATGCAGTTTTAGTTAATTCTGCGTGCTTATTTTCTCCAAACCACATTCCCGCCGTGAATACTTTATTCCTATTAGTATTCTTTGCCATAGATTTTATAGCTGCTGCAGCCATATCAGTATCAGTTAAAATCGGAGCACCACTTTTAAGAGCCTTAAGCCCCTTTTCGCAAGCACCTTCACTAAAATTAATAAGATTTTGAACTGAAAAATCTCCTGAAGTATGAACTAATCTCTCTAAAACTTTTTTTTCTAAATAATTTAGATTATTAGATCCTAAATGAGATCTTATAAATCTGATGCTTTCCAAAAAAATTGGATGATCTATTACCATTAAATTTAATTTGTGTTAGAAGTAATCATAGTTAAAATATGGTTTTTATTGAGCGATTATGCCAATACAAATATTATGGGGTAATGATCTAAATGCTCAAAATACATTTATTCAAAAATTAATTGATAACGAAGTATCCAAAGAATGGAAGGAAATAAACGTAACTAATTTAAATGGAGATGATGATGAGCAAGTAAATAAAGCTTTTGATGAAGTTCTTACACCTCCTTTTGGAGATGGATACAGAATAGTTACATTGAAAAATAATCCAATTTTTACCGCAAAAAATGAAGATCTAAGAATTAAATTTGAAAAAATTCATGACAATATACCTCAAAATACTTATTTCATTTTACAAAATACAAAGAAACCAGACTCACGATTAAAGAGTACTAAATTTTTACAACAACTTATCAAAAATAATTTAGCCAAAGAAAAATCATTTTCTTTACCAGAAATCTGGGACTATGAGGGACAAAAAAGATTCTTAGAAAATGCTGCAAATGAAATGAATATTAAAATTGATAAAAATGCAACTGAATTAATTATTGATTCTGTTGGGAATGATAGCTTTAAATTAATAAATGAATTAGCTAAAGCAAAAACATACCTTTCTGCAGTATCAAGTGATTTGAATTCAAAACTTTTTCTCAAAAGTATTGATGTAGAAAAAATATTTAGTGATCATCAATCCAACATTTTCAAAATCATTGATCTTCTTTTACAAAAAAATATTAATGAAAGCCTCATTGAAATAAATTATTCATTACAGAAAGGAGAACCTCCTTTAAGACTAAATGCAGGTTTAATTAGTCAGATAAGGATTCATACAATTATAAAATTAGCAGTTAATTCAGCAAACGATAATGCAGAAAAGATTTGTAATCTTGCAGGTATTTCTAATCCAAAAAGAATTTTTTTTATTCGTAAAAAAGTCAAAAATGTATCTCAAGAATATTTAATAAATTTAATGAGTAATTTATTAGATATTGAATCATTACTAAAACAAGGTAATAATCCTATAAATGTTTTTACAGAGAAATTAATTAATTTAAGTTAACCAAATTATAAGTTTAAGAATTTACATTATGATTTAAGTATGGCTTTACTAGTAAAAAAATTTGGCGGTACTTCTGTCGGTGATATTAAAAAAATTAAAAATATTGCAAGTAGCATTTGTCAAAGTAAAGAAGCAGGAAATGAAATTGTCGTAGTTGTCTCTGCAATGGGGCAAACTACAGATGATTTAAATTGTTTAGCGGAATCAATTAGTAAAAATCCTAATCGAAGAGAATTGGATATGCTTCTCTCAACTGGAGAGCAAGTAACCATAGCTCTTCTCTCAATGGCATTAAATGAATACGGAATACCTGCAATTTCAATGACCGGTAGCCAAGTTGGAATTATTACTGAATCAATTCATGGGAAAGCAAGAATTCTGGATATTAAAACAGAAAGAATCCAAAATTATATAAATCAGGGTTTTGTAGTTGTAGTGGCTGGATTTCAA contains:
- the miaA gene encoding tRNA (adenosine(37)-N6)-dimethylallyltransferase MiaA, which gives rise to MTSYPPKVIVLIGPTASGKTELAIEIAQYFKTRIHNIDSRQIYKYMDVGTAKPSKNQQNKIKHFLIDIEEPINPINVKQFQEIAQKSIKREIKHNYLPFLVGGSGLYMNSITKGLFVPDVPPQNYLRDQLQELGQKECWEILKNCDPISTKKINFADHIRTIRALEVFYVTGKPLSAQKIQKPPNWKILELGLERDNLKERISQRTKNMFTSGIIDETKHLISQYGYDLPILETIGYREANAVLKNYLTIDKAIELTTTKTIQFAKRQKTWFRNKNNPIWLNNKNLLKDAIIKIESFLS
- a CDS encoding translation initiation factor IF-3 produces the protein MPPRPRFDRRAPVRELPNINERIKYTQLRVVDSDGKQLGVIDRLKALEIASQRELDLVLVSEKANPPVCRIMDYGKYKFEQEKKAKEARKKSHQTEVKEVKMRYKIDKHDYDVRIGQATKFLKSGDKVKCTVIFRGREIQHSNLAETLLLKMANDLEEQSEVQQKPKREGRNMIMFLSPRKTPLIKKDAG
- a CDS encoding GntR family transcriptional regulator, with amino-acid sequence MRFHIQQESDIPASTQLYNQICFSIAARHYPPGHRLPSTRLLAMQTGLHRNTISKVYRQLEIDGVVEAIAGSGIYVRDNLSKRDFKKSVFLKEKISKPPDQEAKKAIDNFINIGCTLQETREILINEIDWRINCGTRIIVSTPREDIGASMLIAEDLFPKINVPVEVVPMEELEKVLSNSNNGTIVTSRYFLQPLEKIAKQFGVRAIAVDLSDFQKELKIIKELSTGSCVGIVSISPGLLRAAEVIIHSMRGNEVILMTAISDNQSRLVSLLKASNHIVCDGPSLSVVENTLLKNRSQLMRLPQIICAKNYLSVETINQLKKEIGVIE
- the cysE gene encoding serine O-acetyltransferase → MVLRTFKSDIEIIRERDPAARGILEIFLCYPGFQSIVIHRLTHKLWQLKVPLIPRLISHLNRLITGIEIHPGAKIGKKVFIDHGMGVVIGETAEIGNNCLLYQGVTLGGTGKSHGKRHPTLMENVVVGAGAKVLGSITVGSNTRIGAGSVVVRNVEGNSTVVGVPGRVVHQSGVKVNPLAHSALPDAEANVIKNLMDRIDFLENEILKLQKTLQCIVNSESIDTSKLGNAQNLKDKEIIEFLGDD
- the secA gene encoding preprotein translocase subunit SecA, coding for MLKLLLGDPNTRKLKRYQPIVEEINFLEEEISQFSDDELRKETQNLKSKISSELDFKKQKVLLEEFLPKAFAIVREASKRVLDMRHFDVQLIGGMVLHECQIAEMKTGEGKTLVATLPCYLNALTGKGVHVVTVNDYLARRDAEWMGQVHRFLGLSVGLIQQDMSPIERKKNYECDITYATNSELGFDYLRDNMSTDINEVVQRKFNYCVIDEVDSILIDEARTPLIISGQVERPQEKYQKASELALALVKAKELSKDGIDPEGDYEVDEKQRSCILTDQGFAKCEEYLGVVDLYNPQDPWAHYITNALKAKELFIKDVNYIIRNDEAVIVDEFTGRVMPGRRWSDGQHQAIEAKENLKIQPETQTLASITYQNFFLLYPGLAGMTGTAKTEEVEFEKTYKLESTVIPTNQVRKRKDLSDQVFKTEIGKWKAVAKETAQIHREGRPVLVGTTSVEKSELLSSLLTEEKITHNLLNAKPENVEREAEIVAQAGRAGAVTIATNMAGRGTDIILGGNSDYMARLKLKEILVPLLVRPDNEHKPPIPKQRTSKSKGGFSSKVGSSLKKNIAGSSTNLFPCKLDEEIENKLSFLSNKLVENWGERQLSVLELDDKIATASEKAPTEDKMIKLLRESLSDVKKEYEKVLIHEEEKVREAGGLHVIGTERHESRRVDNQLRGRAGRQGDLGSTRFFLSLEDNLLRIFGGDRVANLMNAFRVDEDMPIESGMLTRSLESAQKKVETYYYDIRKQVFEYDEVMNNQRKAVYSERLRVLQGDDLKRQVIGYGERTMSEIVEAYINPDLPPEEWNIDQLISKVKEFVYLLDDLKSDDVNLLSIEELKNYLQEQLRIAYDLKESQIEKIRPGLMREAERFFILQQIDNLWREHLQSMDSLRESVGLRGYGQKDPLIEYKNEGYDMFLEMMTNMRRNVIYSMFMFQPKTDTNDKS